Within Malus domestica chromosome 04, GDT2T_hap1, the genomic segment cggttatacccataaccgtttgttCATCTAAACGATtatccataaccgtaaccgtaaaCTTTAAATGGGTGGGTACCCGCGGTTACCCAAACccatgggtattttgcccatccctaattgTACCCCTCGTTTTGCCTCTTCTGCACTTTTATTTGATAGTTCTAGAAATGGTTGTATTCGTGGATTTTTCTTTAATGATTtgttcttcgtaaaaaaatatgagatgCCTTGAAAATTGCCCTACAACTGCTCGACGAATTGCGTCTATGTGCACTGGGTAGGGTAGCTACTAGCTTATGCCTTTGTATGCGTTGTTATTGGCATCTTTCGATAGGCTCACTCTGTATATGATTGCATATGTTGGCATGCCTTGTCAGCATGCTCGCTCAAAAGCTATTGACATCAATCAACATACTCGCTTGAAAGTTATTAGCATCTGTCAACATGCATATAACTTGGCAAATGACCTTGGGCCTACCAAGGCTCTATGAAATGACAATTTCCATATTATTCCGTCAAAAAAATGTCATGCGTGCAGTATTCTTgttaaaccccccccccccaaataatattttttgaatTCACCACTAGGCTAGTAGACCACATATTATATTATTCTCGTGGTGTCTATTAGttattaagaaaaattagtatTTGGTCCCTAGTTTTATAGGTTTTAATACCCACACCCTTATTAAGCTCCTAAtttcaattcaaaatattttcaaacaaaaaaaaaatagaataagtttgttctcattaattttttttataaaaatatttcaattttctAGTTTTAGGtttacccattcatataatttttcaacttttttaatcttaagtgtacccattcttaaatataccaatttgttacatgtaaaatgtaccatctttaatattaattgtacacattttttatacaaaatcCATCCAacttttttctaatccattttttaaacttttatgggtacattctatttcgttgttttgagaatgtatctatgtcaaatttaataaagttattaagcctaatatatatatattggtgtgGTTTTGAAAAATATACCCATGTGTTTGTAcattattttttggttaatcctattaaaaaatattttttggttaattttgatgaatgtacccatgtttatacacacacacacacaatgtaCTCGGAAGTATAATTTATCctttatatttttaatcccacaacttatgagttttatttaaaatctcattaatataaataactaaattcaattttaaaataaaaatataataacttacatataaatacattattacattaatgttaggaactttaataaaaaaaataaaaaataaacaaaatttcagTCAAAGAACATTGATAGTTAAGAATCGCATTCATAATCTTTCTAGTTATTATTTCATAATTCGTGTATCTTACTCAAAgggtaaaataaaagaaattcctCCCACTCCATCGAACGCACATAACTTATAAAACCATCATTAAATTTGATATaactcaaacaataattttatCTTCCTTAGTTATTTGTCTCTGCCTTCAACTATAGCATTTTTTAGGTTATTTAGCAAAAAagcaataaaattttaatatttatttatttatcaaaagtctatttttattttggacctaattaatgatatatttttattaattaaacataggtcttaggttcaatttttgtcaaaaacgaatttgaatcacattattatggcaAGTCTATTGTAAGGCTTAGCCTACTACTCACCCCCATAGTATAAAAATCAtcgtttcttaaaaaaataaaaaaataaggtcAATGATGAATGTCACATGAGTTTTAAGTGAGTATCTCCAGTGGAGTCTTTAAATAGGGACAACCACCGTATAAAATAGGAATAAAACAAATACAGGGACAAAATGAATCTCCAATGGATAGGAAAATGAGTCCCTTAAGTATAGGGACTCACCAGATACATAGTATGTGTCTTCACATATAAAGACTGTATACCGACAACCTTGAGTGGAAAACGGAACCCACAATCTTGATTGAAGCTTTTAatgcttttaattaattaaaaaaggttaacataaacaaaaaaatttgcatCTTGAGTCGAAAACAAGACCCACAATCTTAATTGAAGATTTTAATACTTttagttaattaaaaaaagattaacataaataaataaaaaatgtgcaCCTAATCAAATTATCACATGAAATCCTAAAAACTTTAAATTTAGGGATTCTACTATAAGAACTCTACTATTGGAGGCAATATTCTTTTGAGGTCACAAAGATTTCTTTTAAGTTCTTAAATGAGTACTCTATtcttctatctctctcttcACTTTGAAGGAATGAATGTGAAATCGTAGGGGACCATAGTAGCCATGACTCATGAGTTCATTGCAAAGAGGGGTTAATGGTTAACTTGCTGGTTTTTTTCAACATAGCAATAAATGCATGTTCAGATATTCTACGTGGAATCCATTACCAGAACGTGATGAAATGCACAATAATTttagactaaaattttaaattatgtgATATGTTgataataagaaataaacacgttaatcaatatttaagtaataattcaatcatcaataaccatgtcatataatttataaaatttggtctaAATAGTTAGTCTGCTAAAATTTAATCTAAATAGTTGATCTCCCTAAAACTACCTATAATTTTACATTGTCAAGATGAGTCCAAAACAAATCGCTCACATTATTCAAGTCACGAGTCCTAGTACTGGTTTGATACtaaggtgcttttataaaaagtgggtgtaaaaaaaaacttagctcaaagaggtgtttggtaaacacttaaaaacatcttattttcatagttttaggtgaaaaaaaattgaaaacatgaaacggcaaaaatgagcttattctcacagcacagcagaagcagttttttttcaaaatacagcaataccaaaccaatccACTCAAACTATTTCTACTCAGATAATCTACACAGCAACAAATGCTTTTCACTTCTTGCTTTCTCAACACTCTATTTTTATGTTTAGCGTCGTTGTAAAATAGACAGTATATGTGTAGTAGCATATAAAGTAAATAAGACACAATATTGAAGAAATTCAACAAGTGTGCTTACGTTTTTGGGACAACAACAGTAGTTTCTTTTTTATCTAAAATAATAGAATTACAAAAATAACTCTCACTTAATTTATATAATCTCActgtcatttagtactacggtctagagGTATTcgtcttcacttgtaagtaagaggtattaagttcgattatcgccaaaggaaaatttgaaccacattattattagctcattgtgaggcttaacctACTCCTCTACCCTCTTAATATAGATAAAAAACTATATAATCAACTATAACTCACcgtttttctctcttctctctggcCCTCTCACACATAGATGCATGAGAATTGGTGTGACGCACCATTACATATTGATCCCTTTATATAGGAAATATTACAAGCTAAAAATCTTCATAACAATAATGCTACCTTCACCTATCATATAAGATCAACCCCTATATTAATTATATTGTTGAAATAAGACGTACTATTTGATCAACCACAAAATTATTCCACCTAAAAGCATTCACGTTGGTTTGAATTCTACGTGGCCATTCGTTCTTCTTTTCACAAGAAGCACTGTATATCGAGTTCGCGTCGTTTAATATTGTACAATATCTCTTTCGACCCACCAAACTCTTAGACATATCCACCAACaagttattttcttgttttgttaaACCGCCTGCATACGAACGTACTTCAACATACTCAGCATAAGGATGGTCGTCATAAACAATTCCGACTTTTGTTATTCAACAAAATTACGATATTTGAAACGAAACAACTTTTAAGTGGAGGGgtccccatttaaaaaaaaaatggaattagtTGTGAGGCTTAAACCTTATCGAACTTCAGCTCTGAACCGTTTAtctttcaagttgcacctcatagatcatacttgcaaaatattagccaaattgaaaatatttgatATATCTAATTgagtttaataaaattgacaaacaCTTTGTTTTattagaaacaatgaaatttcatcatgataattaaataggcaaatagtttcgaattgaattaaatttttgcaaagacgatctatgaatcgagacttacaaaataaacggtTCAAATCGTTGAAATTTAACGTGAAATGGATCCCGCAATTAATCTTcatttttgagaaagaaaaaaaatctctcctctTTAAAAGCCTACCTTAAGTATATGTTCGGTACTGCCTTTCAACCGTTGCTCCAAGTCCTTTTCGTTCAGCCCCGTATtgcttaaaattaaataaaaatatttaaaaataaaaaaataaaaaggtaaaGTTTCATACCTTGTTTGACGACTTCCAGACAATACAAAAACCGTCCGGAATGGATTAGGATTCTCTCATCTCCTCTTTTCATCCCCTTCTGAGAGAaggggagggaaaaaaagaggggagagaatcatACTCCATCCGAAATAACCATACTTCGGAGCACCAAAAAGTTTTAtccaaattgttttttttttttttttgtggtcccCTTGGTTACTTTCAATGTTACCCTGGTGGTAACCACGAGCTAGTGGCCCAATGGTAAAAAATGGATTATGAGACttccttaaaactaaaaactggaGGTTTCAGGTTCGAAACCCGCTACCggtgtggaagccagacttATGGCCAGGaagaggctgaaatgcctctgcCAGTTTTCCCGGCCCCCGGAAGGGGTCGATAATCGTGGCTTGTCACCAAGTTGTCTccctttaaaaaataaaataaaataaaatgttaccCTAGTGGTGAACAAGCTCGCAATGAGCTTCGTTAGGAATTAAAGTTCAAATCTAAACTTCCGTTAGTCCCCCTAAAACAAAAATGTCTCACATGGATTTGTCTTTTTAAAACCAAATCAAGAAACCAAAAACATTTAGAGaagttttatttaaacccatttaaCCTCTCTCTACATCCAACTTAAACTTTAAATATGAAATGTTTTTAttatcctattgcataattaccatcATGTACAAGATGAGATTAAttataaaagtaaaatttatcaataaccCCCCTCCCACCCCCAAAATAATCAAAGACTAATCCTCACTAATCTTTCTTCGACGTTCTATTGTGGAAAAAATCTTAAGATgcattcataaaaataaaaaccgatttttttttaatgtaagaaTGTGATTTTGAAATTATGGATCCTCCAACTTTTTTATCAGCATCATGACTACGGCCACCACTAACCTCACCACGACCATATCTCCAACACTACTCACCTGTAGGAAACCTACTTCTACTTCTGCTACTACTGCTGCCAAAACAACAAGCAACAGCTTATCAAGGTCAACCATAAGAAAAGGTGGAGCAGGAGGAGAAGAGAGTTGGCATATGCTTTCACTAGTACTGCTACCTCTTATATATGAGATCAAAACCCTACATATTGTAAGAGTAGGGTTTCTCTGACAAAAGGGTGGCTCAAGGGGAATCAAACATGTCGATTCGATAATTTGGTATTATTCCCAGTACTACAAGCCAGCCTGCAAAATATGCATGCTGTTAAACTAGTCAGGGTTTAGTTAATTTAGTTTGACTCTCATAGTCTCATGGCACtgtgtttaattagattaatagATTTAATTAACATGGATCTTCATGAGACtgaggggtggtttgggagtgaggtgcttaaaaaaagcacccatgaaaaaaagctatgagggttttaggtgtttggtaaactgaaaaaaaatgactCATTTTGGAagctactgtgagaataagctgaaatcaaaggaaaaagctgaagctgctatttgcagctttggaaaactggctttttttcaaagcacacggagctacagtgctcctttaatgaaaagacccactatcagactgctttttttccaaaatcacttttacaaaaaagtttaccaaacactctgctgatttatttcacagccgcttattctcacagcacagccgcttattctcacagcagctttttttcaaaacacagcaataccaaaccagccctgaTTCAGGTAGCTTCTAATGTAAAAAtaatgggtgtaaaaataaatttgcacattgaattgggtttgcgatggtagtttaggtagtaaatttaagtttaaagagatattgatagtttaattaaaaatgataTAGGTGTAGAAAGTAAGTTGGGTGTATAGATAGGTTATAGGGGTTCAAATAAACTTTCCCAAACATTTATTGTTAGATATTAGGGTTCATAACTAATAGGCACACATAGACAGGAAATGTTTTAAGCTTTGAACAAGAAATTGAGAACTAATAGCTCCAGGTCCAACACCAAAACTAACAGCCACACAAGGGTTCAAAACTAATAGCTCCCGGTCCAATTTCAGTTAAACCCTAGTATCTGGATTTAGTTTGAAAAGAAGAATTTTAGCTTCTCCACGTGAGATTGGCGTGAGTTTATTTGACGGAAGACTAACAGAAGTTTAAATTTGGACCTCAATTGCCAACGCAGCTTCACCACAAGAACTTGGCAAACAATTTTTTCATCATAAAGGTGACATTAAAAGTGTCATGTCACAAGGACTACAAAAAAACTCGTAAACTTGTACTTTGTTGAAGTGCGTAAAGAAAAGTATGAATTATTATATTGCTCTTTGTTGGAGGAAAGAAAAACgatagaatttttaattttttaatttcctaaaagaaTATCAGTTTGTGTATGCGTGTAGAGGAGCTggtttttaaatacaaaaactcttctaaaaattcaaaatctaaCTTTGAAGATTCAACAAAACAAGTATCCatgaacaaagaaaacaagtcgATACAACGTGTTCCTGCAAACCCTCGGTAATGTTGTTAAAGGATTGTCAACAAGAGCGCTCTAGCGCGTTATAGATTCTTATCATAGCCATCAATATAATTTTTAGTGGAACCTGTAGTTATGAGCATATACACTTATTACACATGTTAGTTAAGCTGTAGTAATCTTGCTTTCTTGGTGATgaaccaaataaataaatattgacaAGAGAAAGAAACAAACTGAGAAAATCAATCGAAATCTGGGAGAAGagtaaggggtggtttgggagtgaggtgcttaaaaaaaaagcacatatgaaaaaaagctgtgagggttttaggtgtttggtaaactgaaaaaaaaaaaacttattttggaagctgctgtgagaataagctgaaatcaaaggaaaaagctgaagctgctatttgtagctttggaaaactagcttttttttcaaagcacatggagctacagtgctcttttaatgaaaatacccaatatcagactgctttttttttcaaaagcacttttccaaaaaagtttaccaaacactctgctgattttttcacagccgcttattctcacagttttttttcaaagcacaacaataccaaaccagccctaattcAATCAAGAAATATTTGCTTCCTCTCCTTTCCCGCCTTCTCGTCCACACTCGTCCACGCGTCCTCTCTCCTTAAACTATCAATCACTCCGGCCTCTCATTTTCTTCACCAACTCTCCATATATACCCGTCTTCATTTTCTGAACCGGCATTGATGCTTTCTTAGGACATCTCTCCTAACACAACTAACTCTGGTTAGACCCTGGTCCCTTCAACGGAAAGTTTCAACTTTCAACTACATCAGCAACTTAACACCAGCAAACACCCTTGTTTGATTAGGTGCTTATGATGCAATAACAAAGCATGCGCACATGCATCTTAACCTTGATTCTAAACTATATACAGGAACACTAGGCAGTTCCGGTGAACAGAAGCCATTTACCGTAATCAGAAGGGCCTAATGGGAGTAGACACAGAACCAAAGAGCACAAGAACATATTCCAGAGAAAAGGGACACAACACAGGCTGGTCAAGGACTATGAATAATGACCCATGGATCTCCAAAGAAGTTTTAAGCTCCACAACGATCAACCATCAccagttttaatttgtattcttctttAAGTTTGTTGCTGCTAAATTAGTTTTCAGATTGATTTAGTTTTATACGGGATCAACATAATTGCTAATGTCCCAATTTGCTAGAACAGACAGTAAGATTGACCATTTCTAGTAGTTTCGGACTATGCTAAGTATTCACAGTTTTAATTTAAGTACTCTAATTATAAAGTTTCCTAGTTTGTATCAAGGTCACATAGAAAATCCAACAGTTTCAAGCTTCTATACACATGGAACCTTTGAACCGGATCACTATCGTGCAGAAACCGTAACCAAAATCATATTatgaatgaaattattaggaTATGCAATGAAAAAACTTAGCTCAGCACCATCTTGCGGAGACCATTATAAAgattatgtttgaaacatccaTTAACAACCCTATTAAGAATGAAGTGAGTCACTACAGGTAAAGTGGTACAGATCGAATTGAATAACATAAGAAATCAAATCGAAACAGACACTACCAGCAGAATCAATACAATACATTGTAATCCGAAATCAAAATCAGCATTATATAACGAAATCATTATAGCATTTTTAAACTGAAAATCCTATCAAACAAATTCTACAAGGCACGGTATCTTAAAGCATCAAACTTCTTATAACAGGTAAAAGAGCAATAATACAGTTGAAAGGAAAACAGAAGAGGCAACAGAAGTAGCAGCAGACCTGAACCATCATCAATTCTATCAATAAATCCGATAAGCGGGATGCAAAACATTGAGTGGGTAGCATCAGCAGTAGCACAGTCAAATACAGATGGGTAGCAAAAATTGAACAATACCCAATTTTAAAGCTCGAACTCCTCGTCCCTAAGAGCCACCTCTGCcgcctcttcttcctcctcatcgAGAATAAAGTACTCATTCCTCTCCACCGGCCTGAACATATAGAACATCACAATGTAAAACGCAAGGCTCACAGTCTCCTCAGCCGCATTGCTCACCCACTGGTACTTATACGCGGCAATGGTCTTGAGCGCAAAAACAACGATTCGCGTGAAGTACAAGTACCCAATAACGACAACGTAAAATTGCCTGAAAAGGGTCAGCTTTGCCAAGTTCCTGGCGGCTTTTCCGTCGGTTTTCGAGGTTTCTCTCAGAGACCTGATGGACCAAACAATGGGGAAGATGATAGCGCAGCAGCAAATGATATCAACCAACAAGAAAATCTGGTTCCAGGTGACCCAGTCCTTGATAAATGGTCCCGTCTCGCCGATCACAATCGACGCTACGTTGGCCAAGACCTGCAGAGGGATCACAATCATCAacaccttcttctccttctcctgcAAAAAAGGCTTCAAGAACGACCACCCGGTCCCGATCAAAACGATCACGGTAAACAACAAAATGACACGGAGGAACTGGAAGATGTAGAACAACACATCCCAGCCGTGCGCGGTGCCGGTGACCTTCACATAGTGCTTGTCCTCCGCCGCGCAAATCAGATTCAACGCCTTCATCAAAAGCAATCCGCCCATCAGAAGATGGATGCGGTGCACGGATCTCTTGTTGGTGTAGCAGAGGTAGACCCAGAAGCCCACAAACACCAAATACGCGAGAAAAAAGACCGAAAACAGCGACGGCAGGTTCGTCAACCCGGCCGAAAGGTAGTCGTGGGAACCATCCAGGTCAAGATTGTAGACCTCCGTCCGCACGATCATGGATACGGTGGTCTCCGGCACGCAATTGGCGAAGAAGAGGCTGTATTCGTTGGGGGCGGAGACCGGGTAGGAGTGGTTGAAGGAAGCTTGCGGCGGCGGTGAGAGCTCCTTGAAATTGAAGAGGTGGGTGATGTAGCGGGAGTCCAAGACGCAGAGCTGGGGGTTCTGCTGGATCTCGACGAGGACCTGGAGGAGGGACTCCTCggagaggaggaagaagccGAAGCGGGAGGGATCGATATCGGGGTGCTTGGAGGTGACGGACACGTGCGAGACCCGGATGCTCACGTGACCCGTGTGGGTGAACCCGAACTTCTCGAAGAGAATCATGGGGCGGTTGTCGGAGGAGATCGTGAGGGTCCTAATCTCCGCGGCGGACGGGGAAACCAGGGCCGCCACCAGGACGGCGATGACGAGAGGGACGAGGGGTAGATTCGTCATTTTGCTCTCGGCGAAGGTCAGGGTTTGGCCTCTGGGGGGAATTGGGGGAGATCGGGGCAAAGCTTGGATTTTGGGGACGAAGGATTTGAAGATGGAATGGAGTGGATTTTAAGATTTCTATCGGTTTGACCGTAATGCCCCTTTTTTATGGGCCGAAATGAAGTCCAGTTGGCCGGCAGGCccatttcttgttcttgtgtgtCGGAGGAATTTGGGAAACTATCGTTTTgtttcttgtatttataggaggtGAATTGTCTACCCTCTCATTTCTATACTCTTAGAGCAATTCCAGTGTAAGAGCCCTCCCCCtaggctattcactatttaatccacctagtgaacagtaattacccttaatgaacagtgcatTCCCCTGGCAATTgttttttgcatctccacctttgcattgaatagccctggcaattggcaataaaatattagtatttttttatttataaaataatacataaccctaataattttatttgtaatttcggataagatttttaatcgttctcgttgcgccacgtgtcattatccgaaaagccaatagcaataaaaattttgtatttttgtatttataaaataaatcaaaagaattttatttgttatttcggataagatatttaattgttctcgttgcgccacgtatCATTATCcgcaaagacaattattggtgatggattttcgataagatttttaatcgttgtgtcaaggcacgt encodes:
- the LOC103408403 gene encoding protein CANDIDATE G-PROTEIN COUPLED RECEPTOR 7-like is translated as MTNLPLVPLVIAVLVAALVSPSAAEIRTLTISSDNRPMILFEKFGFTHTGHVSIRVSHVSVTSKHPDIDPSRFGFFLLSEESLLQVLVEIQQNPQLCVLDSRYITHLFNFKELSPPPQASFNHSYPVSAPNEYSLFFANCVPETTVSMIVRTEVYNLDLDGSHDYLSAGLTNLPSLFSVFFLAYLVFVGFWVYLCYTNKRSVHRIHLLMGGLLLMKALNLICAAEDKHYVKVTGTAHGWDVLFYIFQFLRVILLFTVIVLIGTGWSFLKPFLQEKEKKVLMIVIPLQVLANVASIVIGETGPFIKDWVTWNQIFLLVDIICCCAIIFPIVWSIRSLRETSKTDGKAARNLAKLTLFRQFYVVVIGYLYFTRIVVFALKTIAAYKYQWVSNAAEETVSLAFYIVMFYMFRPVERNEYFILDEEEEEAAEVALRDEEFEL